From the genome of Rarobacter incanus, one region includes:
- a CDS encoding UDP-N-acetylmuramoyl-tripeptide--D-alanyl-D-alanine ligase — MIQLTAAEIASMVDGEVVGEDATVTADVVTDSREAVPGGVFVAIRGESNDGHAFADAAVARGVAVVIAERTIANVTSVVVADSAAALGALARGVLKRLRERAKMSVVAITGSAGKTTTKDLLLQILGSHAPTVAPIRSFNNEIGLPLTVLRATEETRFLILEMGANHLGELTYLTSIAPPDIAVELMVGQAHLGEFGGIEAVAEAKSELVLGLAAGGTAVLNADDLRVRAMSALTAGPVVTFGHVTDADIRASDEIVRPDGGVDFTVTDHRTAQSAPVSLQLIGAHNVMNALAAASVGITLGLAVAAVAGALSSAKALSAHRMHVTERPDGVTIIDDSYNANPDSMKAALRTLAQRAARRRRTVAVLGEMLELGPESRAKHDEVGRLAVRLNISRTIVVGAGASGIFDGVTQEGSWGDEAVFVDTIRDARDLLQHELREGDVVLLKSSHGAGLWELADELAAGGVAE, encoded by the coding sequence GTGATTCAACTGACTGCTGCCGAAATTGCCTCGATGGTGGACGGCGAGGTTGTGGGTGAAGACGCAACGGTGACCGCGGATGTGGTCACCGACTCACGCGAGGCGGTTCCCGGCGGCGTGTTCGTGGCGATTCGCGGCGAAAGCAACGATGGGCACGCGTTCGCTGACGCCGCCGTGGCGCGCGGGGTGGCTGTCGTCATCGCTGAGCGCACCATCGCTAACGTCACGAGCGTCGTCGTCGCCGATAGCGCGGCTGCGCTTGGCGCCCTTGCGCGCGGAGTGCTCAAGAGGCTGCGTGAGCGGGCGAAGATGAGCGTCGTGGCCATCACCGGATCTGCGGGGAAGACCACAACAAAGGATCTGCTATTGCAGATCCTGGGTTCGCACGCGCCGACGGTGGCACCGATTCGTTCCTTCAATAACGAGATCGGCCTGCCATTGACCGTATTGCGGGCGACGGAGGAAACTCGTTTCTTGATCCTCGAGATGGGCGCCAACCACCTCGGTGAATTGACCTATCTCACTTCGATCGCGCCCCCTGACATCGCCGTCGAACTGATGGTCGGGCAGGCCCATTTGGGAGAATTCGGCGGCATCGAGGCCGTTGCGGAGGCCAAAAGCGAATTAGTACTGGGGCTGGCCGCTGGAGGCACCGCCGTGCTGAACGCCGATGATCTCAGGGTGCGAGCCATGTCGGCCCTCACCGCCGGGCCCGTTGTGACCTTCGGACATGTCACCGATGCCGACATCCGGGCAAGCGACGAGATCGTCCGCCCCGATGGGGGAGTCGACTTTACGGTGACGGATCACCGCACCGCTCAATCGGCCCCGGTCAGCTTGCAACTCATCGGCGCGCACAACGTCATGAACGCGCTGGCGGCCGCGAGTGTGGGAATCACTTTGGGGCTTGCTGTCGCCGCCGTGGCCGGGGCGCTGAGCTCCGCGAAGGCACTTTCGGCGCACCGGATGCATGTCACCGAACGCCCCGACGGGGTGACCATCATCGACGATTCTTATAACGCGAATCCGGATTCGATGAAGGCCGCGTTGCGCACGCTCGCCCAACGCGCGGCGCGGCGGCGCCGGACGGTCGCGGTATTGGGCGAAATGCTTGAACTCGGTCCCGAATCGCGCGCCAAGCACGACGAAGTCGGGCGATTGGCGGTCCGCTTGAACATTTCGCGCACTATTGTTGTGGGGGCGGGCGCATCGGGTATCTTCGACGGCGTGACGCAGGAGGGGTCGTGGGGCGATGAAGCAGTCTTTGTTGACACAATTCGCGACGCGCGTGACCTGCTCCAACATGAGTTACGCGAGGGAGACGTAGTTTTGCTGAAGTCATCGCACGGGGCCGGCCTGTGGGAACTGGCCGATGAACTGGCCGCGGGCGGTGTCGCCGAATGA
- the mraY gene encoding phospho-N-acetylmuramoyl-pentapeptide-transferase: MIALLTAAAVAFAVAMLGTPLFIRFLVRHQYGQFIRQDGPATHMVKRGTPTMGGVVIIGATVAGWLVSALIVGRVPGVSAILVIGLMVGLGLVGFADDFTKIRKERSLGLSPTWKVIGQGIIGISFSVLALQFRDQHGRYPASMRISFLRDTSINMAAWGIGIGVVLFIIWANFLITAWSNAVNLTDGLDGLATGASLIAFGAYIFVGLWQVNQDCAGAMALPSRCYDVRDPYDLAIVAAAIAGACCGFLWWNASPAKIFMGDTGSLALGGAYAAISILSRTEVLAVIIGGLFFIIVMSDVIQIGFFKATGRRVFKMAPLHHHFELLGWPEVNIVVRFWLIAGLCAALGLGLFYGQWVVAS; encoded by the coding sequence ATGATCGCCTTGCTTACCGCTGCGGCCGTCGCTTTTGCGGTCGCCATGCTGGGAACGCCACTGTTCATTCGCTTCCTCGTTCGCCACCAGTATGGGCAGTTCATACGCCAAGACGGCCCTGCCACGCACATGGTCAAGCGAGGTACCCCGACGATGGGTGGTGTCGTCATCATCGGCGCAACCGTTGCCGGTTGGCTGGTTTCGGCACTCATCGTCGGGCGCGTTCCCGGTGTATCGGCGATTTTGGTGATAGGCCTGATGGTGGGCCTGGGCCTCGTCGGATTCGCTGATGATTTCACGAAGATCAGGAAGGAACGAAGCCTCGGCCTCTCCCCAACCTGGAAGGTCATTGGGCAGGGGATCATCGGTATTTCGTTCAGCGTGCTAGCGCTGCAATTTAGGGACCAGCACGGGCGCTACCCGGCATCGATGCGAATCTCGTTCCTGCGAGACACATCCATCAACATGGCGGCGTGGGGGATCGGCATTGGCGTGGTTCTCTTCATCATCTGGGCCAACTTTCTGATCACCGCCTGGTCGAACGCGGTCAATCTCACCGATGGTCTCGATGGCCTGGCGACGGGCGCATCGCTTATCGCCTTCGGCGCCTACATTTTCGTGGGCCTGTGGCAGGTCAACCAGGACTGCGCGGGCGCCATGGCACTACCCTCGCGCTGTTACGACGTGCGCGATCCTTACGACCTGGCGATCGTCGCGGCCGCAATCGCGGGGGCGTGTTGCGGATTCCTGTGGTGGAATGCCAGCCCGGCAAAGATCTTCATGGGAGACACCGGTTCGCTGGCATTGGGCGGCGCGTATGCGGCCATTTCGATTCTGTCGCGCACCGAGGTTCTTGCGGTCATTATCGGCGGGCTGTTCTTCATCATCGTCATGTCCGACGTCATCCAGATCGGGTTCTTCAAAGCGACCGGCAGGCGCGTCTTCAAGATGGCGCCGCTGCACCACCATTTTGAGTTGCTGGGGTGGCCCGAAGTCAATATCGTCGTTCGTTTCTGGCTGATCGCGGGGCTGTGCGCGGCACTGGGGCTCGGACTCTTCTACGGGCAGTGGGTGGTCGCATCATGA